A section of the Papio anubis isolate 15944 chromosome 16, Panubis1.0, whole genome shotgun sequence genome encodes:
- the TSHZ2 gene encoding teashirt homolog 2 isoform X1 — MEYGACYCRFIAASSLAGYAQEEQLKEEEEIKEEEEEEDSGSVAQLQGGNDTGTDEELETGPEQKGCFSYQNSPGSHLSNQDAENESLLSDASDQVSDIKSVCGRDASDKKANTHVKLPNEAHNCMDKMTAVYANILSDSYWSGLGLGFKLSSSERRNCDTRNGSNKSDFDWHQDALSKSLQQNLPSRSVSKPSLFSSVQLYRQSSKMCGTVFTGASRFRCRQCSAAYDTLVELTVHMNETGHYQDDNRKKDKLRPTSYSKPRKRAFQDMDKEDAQKVLKCMFCGDSFDSLQDLSVHMIKTKHYQKVPLKEPVPTISSKMVTPAKKRVFDVNRPCSPDSTTGSFADSFSQKNANLQLSSNNRYGYQNGASYTWQFEACKSQILKCMECGSSHDTLQQLTTHMMVTGHFLKVTSSASKKGKQLVLDPLAVEKMQSLSEAPNSDSLAPKPSSNSVSDCAASTTELKKESKKERPEDTSRDEKVVKSEDYEDPLQKPLDPTIKYQYLREEDLEDGSKGGGDILKSLENTVTTAINKAQNGAPSWSAYPSIHAAYQLSEGAKPPLPMGSQVLQIRPNLTNKLRPIAPKWKMMPLVSVPTHLAPYTQIKKESEDKDEAVKECGKESPHEEASSFSHSEGDSFRKSETPPEAKKTELGSLKEEDKLMKEGSEKEKPQPLEPTSALSNGCALANHAPALPCINPLSALQSVLNNHLGKATEPLRSPSCSSPSSSTISMFHKSNLSVIDKPVLSPTSTRPASVSRRYLFENSDQPIDLTKSKSKKAESSQAQSCTSPPQKHALSDIADMVKVLPKATTPKPASSSRIPPMKLEMDVRRFEDVSSEVSTLHKRKGRQSNWNPQHLLILQAQFASSLFQTSEGKYLLSDLGPQERMQISKFTGLSMTTISHWLANVKYQLRKTGGTKFLKNMDKGHPIFYCSDCASQFRTPSTYISHLESHLGFQMKDMTRLSVDQQSKVEQEISRVSSAQRSPETIAVEEDTDSKFKCKLCCRTFVSKHAVKLHLSKTHSKSPEHHSQFVTDVDEE, encoded by the coding sequence ATGGAATATGGAGCCTGTTACTGTCGTTTCATCGCTGCTTCTTCTCTTGCAGGCTACGCCCAGGAGGAACAgctgaaagaagaggaggaaataaaagaagaggaggaggaggaggacagcgGTTCAGTAGCTCAGCTGCAGGGTGGCAATGACACAGGGACGGACGAGGAGCTAGAAACGGGCCCAGAGCAAAAAGGCTGCTTCAGTTACCAGAACTCTCCGGGAAGTCATCTGTCCAATCAGGATGCCGAGAATGAGTCTTTGCTGAGCGACGCCAGTGATCAGGTGTCGGACATCAAGAGTGTCTGCGGCCGAGATGCCTCGGACAAGAAAGCAAACACTCACGTCAAGCTTCCAAACGAAGCGCACAACTGCATGGATAAAATGACTGCTGTCTACGCCAACATCCTGTCGGATTCCTACTGGTCAGGCCTGGGCCTTGGCTTCAAGCTGTCCAGTAGTGAGAGGCGGAACTGTGACACCCGAAACGGCAGCAACAAGAGTGATTTTGACTGGCACCAAGACGCTCTGTCCAAAAGCCTGCAGCAGAACTTGCCTTCTAGGTCCGTCTCGAAACCCAGCCTGTTCAGCTCGGTGCAGTTGTACCGGCAGAGCAGCAAGATGTGCGGGACTGTGTTCACAGGGGCCAGCAGATTCCGGTGCCGACAGTGCAGCGCGGCCTATGACACCCTAGTGGAGTTGACTGTGCACATGAATGAAACGGGCCACTATCAAGATGACAACCGCAAAAAGGACAAGCTCAGACCCACAAGCTATTCAAAGCCCCGGAAAAGGGCTTTCCAGGATATGGACAAGGAGGATGCTCAAAAGGTTCTGAAATGTATGTTTTGTGGCGACTCCTTCGATTCCCTCCAAGATTTGAGCGTCCacatgattaaaacaaaacattaccaAAAAGTGCCTTTGAAGGAGCCAGTCCCAACCATTTCCTCGAAAATGGTCACCCCGGCGAAAAAACGCGTTTTTGATGTCAATCGGCCGTGTTCCCCCGATTCAACCACAGGATCTTTTGCAGATTCTTTTTCTCAGAAGAACGCCAACTTGCAGTTGTCCTCCAACAACCGCTATGGCTACCAAAATGGAGCCAGCTACACCTGGCAGTTTGAGGCCTGCAAGTCCCAGATCTTAAAGTGCATGGAGTGTGGGAGCTCCCATGACACCTTGCAGCAGCTCACCACCCACATGATGGTCACAGGTCACTTTCTCAAGGTCACCAGCTCTGCCTCCAAGAAAGGGAAGCAGCTGGTATTAGACCCGCTAGCAGTGGAGAAAATGCAGTCGTTGTCCGAGGCCCCCAACAGTGATTCTCTGGCTCCCAAGCCATCCAGTAACTCAGTATCAGATTGTGCAGCCTCTACAACTGAGCTAAAGAAAGAGAGTAAAAAAGAAAGGCCAGAGGACACCAGCAGGGATGAGAAAGTCGTGAAAAGCGAGGACTATGAAGATCCTCTACAAAAACCTTTAGACCCTACCATCAAATATCAATACCTAAGGGAGGAGGACTTGGAAGATGGCTCAAAGGGTGGAGGGGACATTTTGAAATCTTTGGAAAATACTGTCACCACAGCCATCAACAAAGCCCAAAACGGGGCCCCCAGCTGGAGTGCCTACCCCAGCATCCACGCAGCCTACCAGCTGTCTGAGGGCGCCAAGCCGCCTCTGCCTATGGGATCCCAGGTACTGCAGATCCGGCCTAATCTCACCAACAAGCTGAGGCCCATTGCACCAAAGTGGAAAATGATGCCACTCGTTTCTGTGCCCACACACCTGGCCCCTTACACTCAAATCAAGAAGGAGTCAGAAGACAAAGATGAAGCCGTGAAGGAGTGTGGGAAAGAAAGTCCCCATGAAGAGGCCTCATCTTTCAGCCACAGTGAGGGCGATTCTTTCCGCAAAAGCGAAACGCCTCCAGAAGCCAAAAAGACTGAGCTGGGGTCCCTGAAGGAGGAGGACAAGCTGATGAAAGAGGGCAGCGAGAAGGAGAAACCCCAGCCCCTGGAGCCCACGTCTGCTCTGAGCAATGGGTGCGCCCTCGCCAACCACGCCCCGGCCCTGCCATGCATCAACCCACTCAGCGCCCTGCAGTCCGTCCTGAACAATCACCTGGGCAAAGCCACGGAGCCCTTGCGCTCACCTTCCTGCTCCAGCCCAAGTTCAAGCACAATTTCCATGTTCCACAAGTCAAATCTCAGTGTCATAGACAAGCCGGTCTTGAGTCCCACCTCCACAAGGCCAGCCAGCGTGTCCAGGCGCTACCTGTTTGAGAACAGCGATCAGCCCATCGACCTGACCAAGTCCAAAAGCAAGAAAGCTGAGTCCTCGCAAGCACAATCCTGTACGTCCCCACCTCAGAAGCACGCTCTGTCTGACATCGCCGACATGGTCAAAGTCCTCCCCAAAGCCACCACCCCAAAGCCAGCCTCCTCTTCCAGGATCCCTCCCATGAAGCTGGAAATGGATGTCAGACGCTTTGAGGATGTCTCCAGTGAAGTCTCAACTTTGCATAAAAGAAAAGGCCGGCAGTCCAACTGGAATCCTCAGCATCTTCTGATTCTACAAGCCCAGTTTGCCTCAAGCCTCTTCCAGACGTCAGAGGGCAAATACCTGCTGTCTGATCTGGGCCCACAAGAGCGTATGCAAATCTCGAAGTTTACGGGACTCTCAATGACCACTATCAGTCACTGGCTGGCCAACGTCAAGTACCAGCTTAGGAAAACGGGCGGGACGAAATTTCTAAAAAACATGGACAAAGGCCACCCCATCTTTTATTGCAGTGACTGTGCCTCCCAGTTCAGAACCCCTTCTACCTACATCAGTCACTTAGAATCTCACCTGGGTTTCCAAATGAAGGACATGACTCGCTTGTCAGTGGACCAGCAAAGCAAGGTGGAGCAAGAGATCTCCCGGGTATCGTCGGCTCAGAGGTCTCCGGAAACAATAGCTGTCGAAGAGGACACAGACTCTAAATTCAAGTGTAAGTTGTGCTGTCGGACATTTGTGAGCAAACATGCAGTAAAACTCCACCTAAGCAAAACGCACAGCAAGTCACCCGAGCACCATTCACAGTTTGTAACAGACGTGGATGAAGAATAG
- the TSHZ2 gene encoding teashirt homolog 2 isoform X3, producing MEYGACYCRFIAASSLAGYAQEEQLKEEEEIKEEEEEEDSGSVAQLQGGNDTGTDEELETGPEQKGCFSYQNSPGSHLSNQDAENESLLSDASDQVSDIKSVCGRDASDKKANTHVKLPNEAHNCMDKMTAVYANILSDSYWSGLGLGFKLSSSERRNCDTRNGSNKSDFDWHQDALSKSLQQNLPSRSVSKPSLFSSVQLYRQSSKMCGTVFTGASRFRCRQCSAAYDTLVELTVHMNETGHYQDDNRKKDKLRPTSYSKPRKRAFQDMDKEDAQKVLKCMFCGDSFDSLQDLSVHMIKTKHYQKVPLKEPVPTISSKMVTPAKKRVFDVNRPCSPDSTTGSFADSFSQKNANLQLSSNNRYGYQNGASYTWQFEACKSQILKCMECGSSHDTLQQLTTHMMVTGHFLKVTSSASKKGKQLVLDPLAVEKMQSLSEAPNSDSLAPKPSSNSVSDCAASTTELKKESKKERPEDTSRDEKVVKSEDYEDPLQKPLDPTIKYQYLREEDLEDGSKGGGDILKSLENTVTTAINKAQNGAPSWSAYPSIHAAYQLSEGAKPPLPMGSQVLQIRPNLTNKLRPIAPKWKMMPLVSVPTHLAPYTQIKKESEDKDEAVKECGKESPHEEASSFSHSEGDSFRKSETPPEAKKTELGSLKEEDKLMKEGSEKEKPQPLEPTSALSNGCALANHAPALPCINPLSALQSVLNNHLGKATEPLRSPSCSSPSSSTISMFHKSNLSVIDKPVLSPTSTRPASVSRRYLFENSDQPIDLTKSKSKKAESSQAQSCTSPPQKHALSDIADMVKVLPKATTPKPASSSRIPPMKLEMDVRRFEDVSSEVSTLHKRKGRQSNWNPQHLLILQAQFASSLFQTSEGKYLLSDLGPQERMQISKFTGLSMTTISHWLANVKYQLRKTGGTKFLKNMDKGHPIFYCSDCASQFRTPSTYISHLESHLGFQMKDMTRLSVDQQSKVEQEISRVSSAQRSPETIAVEEDTDSKFK from the coding sequence ATGGAATATGGAGCCTGTTACTGTCGTTTCATCGCTGCTTCTTCTCTTGCAGGCTACGCCCAGGAGGAACAgctgaaagaagaggaggaaataaaagaagaggaggaggaggaggacagcgGTTCAGTAGCTCAGCTGCAGGGTGGCAATGACACAGGGACGGACGAGGAGCTAGAAACGGGCCCAGAGCAAAAAGGCTGCTTCAGTTACCAGAACTCTCCGGGAAGTCATCTGTCCAATCAGGATGCCGAGAATGAGTCTTTGCTGAGCGACGCCAGTGATCAGGTGTCGGACATCAAGAGTGTCTGCGGCCGAGATGCCTCGGACAAGAAAGCAAACACTCACGTCAAGCTTCCAAACGAAGCGCACAACTGCATGGATAAAATGACTGCTGTCTACGCCAACATCCTGTCGGATTCCTACTGGTCAGGCCTGGGCCTTGGCTTCAAGCTGTCCAGTAGTGAGAGGCGGAACTGTGACACCCGAAACGGCAGCAACAAGAGTGATTTTGACTGGCACCAAGACGCTCTGTCCAAAAGCCTGCAGCAGAACTTGCCTTCTAGGTCCGTCTCGAAACCCAGCCTGTTCAGCTCGGTGCAGTTGTACCGGCAGAGCAGCAAGATGTGCGGGACTGTGTTCACAGGGGCCAGCAGATTCCGGTGCCGACAGTGCAGCGCGGCCTATGACACCCTAGTGGAGTTGACTGTGCACATGAATGAAACGGGCCACTATCAAGATGACAACCGCAAAAAGGACAAGCTCAGACCCACAAGCTATTCAAAGCCCCGGAAAAGGGCTTTCCAGGATATGGACAAGGAGGATGCTCAAAAGGTTCTGAAATGTATGTTTTGTGGCGACTCCTTCGATTCCCTCCAAGATTTGAGCGTCCacatgattaaaacaaaacattaccaAAAAGTGCCTTTGAAGGAGCCAGTCCCAACCATTTCCTCGAAAATGGTCACCCCGGCGAAAAAACGCGTTTTTGATGTCAATCGGCCGTGTTCCCCCGATTCAACCACAGGATCTTTTGCAGATTCTTTTTCTCAGAAGAACGCCAACTTGCAGTTGTCCTCCAACAACCGCTATGGCTACCAAAATGGAGCCAGCTACACCTGGCAGTTTGAGGCCTGCAAGTCCCAGATCTTAAAGTGCATGGAGTGTGGGAGCTCCCATGACACCTTGCAGCAGCTCACCACCCACATGATGGTCACAGGTCACTTTCTCAAGGTCACCAGCTCTGCCTCCAAGAAAGGGAAGCAGCTGGTATTAGACCCGCTAGCAGTGGAGAAAATGCAGTCGTTGTCCGAGGCCCCCAACAGTGATTCTCTGGCTCCCAAGCCATCCAGTAACTCAGTATCAGATTGTGCAGCCTCTACAACTGAGCTAAAGAAAGAGAGTAAAAAAGAAAGGCCAGAGGACACCAGCAGGGATGAGAAAGTCGTGAAAAGCGAGGACTATGAAGATCCTCTACAAAAACCTTTAGACCCTACCATCAAATATCAATACCTAAGGGAGGAGGACTTGGAAGATGGCTCAAAGGGTGGAGGGGACATTTTGAAATCTTTGGAAAATACTGTCACCACAGCCATCAACAAAGCCCAAAACGGGGCCCCCAGCTGGAGTGCCTACCCCAGCATCCACGCAGCCTACCAGCTGTCTGAGGGCGCCAAGCCGCCTCTGCCTATGGGATCCCAGGTACTGCAGATCCGGCCTAATCTCACCAACAAGCTGAGGCCCATTGCACCAAAGTGGAAAATGATGCCACTCGTTTCTGTGCCCACACACCTGGCCCCTTACACTCAAATCAAGAAGGAGTCAGAAGACAAAGATGAAGCCGTGAAGGAGTGTGGGAAAGAAAGTCCCCATGAAGAGGCCTCATCTTTCAGCCACAGTGAGGGCGATTCTTTCCGCAAAAGCGAAACGCCTCCAGAAGCCAAAAAGACTGAGCTGGGGTCCCTGAAGGAGGAGGACAAGCTGATGAAAGAGGGCAGCGAGAAGGAGAAACCCCAGCCCCTGGAGCCCACGTCTGCTCTGAGCAATGGGTGCGCCCTCGCCAACCACGCCCCGGCCCTGCCATGCATCAACCCACTCAGCGCCCTGCAGTCCGTCCTGAACAATCACCTGGGCAAAGCCACGGAGCCCTTGCGCTCACCTTCCTGCTCCAGCCCAAGTTCAAGCACAATTTCCATGTTCCACAAGTCAAATCTCAGTGTCATAGACAAGCCGGTCTTGAGTCCCACCTCCACAAGGCCAGCCAGCGTGTCCAGGCGCTACCTGTTTGAGAACAGCGATCAGCCCATCGACCTGACCAAGTCCAAAAGCAAGAAAGCTGAGTCCTCGCAAGCACAATCCTGTACGTCCCCACCTCAGAAGCACGCTCTGTCTGACATCGCCGACATGGTCAAAGTCCTCCCCAAAGCCACCACCCCAAAGCCAGCCTCCTCTTCCAGGATCCCTCCCATGAAGCTGGAAATGGATGTCAGACGCTTTGAGGATGTCTCCAGTGAAGTCTCAACTTTGCATAAAAGAAAAGGCCGGCAGTCCAACTGGAATCCTCAGCATCTTCTGATTCTACAAGCCCAGTTTGCCTCAAGCCTCTTCCAGACGTCAGAGGGCAAATACCTGCTGTCTGATCTGGGCCCACAAGAGCGTATGCAAATCTCGAAGTTTACGGGACTCTCAATGACCACTATCAGTCACTGGCTGGCCAACGTCAAGTACCAGCTTAGGAAAACGGGCGGGACGAAATTTCTAAAAAACATGGACAAAGGCCACCCCATCTTTTATTGCAGTGACTGTGCCTCCCAGTTCAGAACCCCTTCTACCTACATCAGTCACTTAGAATCTCACCTGGGTTTCCAAATGAAGGACATGACTCGCTTGTCAGTGGACCAGCAAAGCAAGGTGGAGCAAGAGATCTCCCGGGTATCGTCGGCTCAGAGGTCTCCGGAAACAATAGCTGTCGAAGAGGACACAGACTCTAAATTCAAGT
- the TSHZ2 gene encoding teashirt homolog 2 isoform X2, protein MPRRKQQAPKRAAGYAQEEQLKEEEEIKEEEEEEDSGSVAQLQGGNDTGTDEELETGPEQKGCFSYQNSPGSHLSNQDAENESLLSDASDQVSDIKSVCGRDASDKKANTHVKLPNEAHNCMDKMTAVYANILSDSYWSGLGLGFKLSSSERRNCDTRNGSNKSDFDWHQDALSKSLQQNLPSRSVSKPSLFSSVQLYRQSSKMCGTVFTGASRFRCRQCSAAYDTLVELTVHMNETGHYQDDNRKKDKLRPTSYSKPRKRAFQDMDKEDAQKVLKCMFCGDSFDSLQDLSVHMIKTKHYQKVPLKEPVPTISSKMVTPAKKRVFDVNRPCSPDSTTGSFADSFSQKNANLQLSSNNRYGYQNGASYTWQFEACKSQILKCMECGSSHDTLQQLTTHMMVTGHFLKVTSSASKKGKQLVLDPLAVEKMQSLSEAPNSDSLAPKPSSNSVSDCAASTTELKKESKKERPEDTSRDEKVVKSEDYEDPLQKPLDPTIKYQYLREEDLEDGSKGGGDILKSLENTVTTAINKAQNGAPSWSAYPSIHAAYQLSEGAKPPLPMGSQVLQIRPNLTNKLRPIAPKWKMMPLVSVPTHLAPYTQIKKESEDKDEAVKECGKESPHEEASSFSHSEGDSFRKSETPPEAKKTELGSLKEEDKLMKEGSEKEKPQPLEPTSALSNGCALANHAPALPCINPLSALQSVLNNHLGKATEPLRSPSCSSPSSSTISMFHKSNLSVIDKPVLSPTSTRPASVSRRYLFENSDQPIDLTKSKSKKAESSQAQSCTSPPQKHALSDIADMVKVLPKATTPKPASSSRIPPMKLEMDVRRFEDVSSEVSTLHKRKGRQSNWNPQHLLILQAQFASSLFQTSEGKYLLSDLGPQERMQISKFTGLSMTTISHWLANVKYQLRKTGGTKFLKNMDKGHPIFYCSDCASQFRTPSTYISHLESHLGFQMKDMTRLSVDQQSKVEQEISRVSSAQRSPETIAVEEDTDSKFKCKLCCRTFVSKHAVKLHLSKTHSKSPEHHSQFVTDVDEE, encoded by the coding sequence GCTACGCCCAGGAGGAACAgctgaaagaagaggaggaaataaaagaagaggaggaggaggaggacagcgGTTCAGTAGCTCAGCTGCAGGGTGGCAATGACACAGGGACGGACGAGGAGCTAGAAACGGGCCCAGAGCAAAAAGGCTGCTTCAGTTACCAGAACTCTCCGGGAAGTCATCTGTCCAATCAGGATGCCGAGAATGAGTCTTTGCTGAGCGACGCCAGTGATCAGGTGTCGGACATCAAGAGTGTCTGCGGCCGAGATGCCTCGGACAAGAAAGCAAACACTCACGTCAAGCTTCCAAACGAAGCGCACAACTGCATGGATAAAATGACTGCTGTCTACGCCAACATCCTGTCGGATTCCTACTGGTCAGGCCTGGGCCTTGGCTTCAAGCTGTCCAGTAGTGAGAGGCGGAACTGTGACACCCGAAACGGCAGCAACAAGAGTGATTTTGACTGGCACCAAGACGCTCTGTCCAAAAGCCTGCAGCAGAACTTGCCTTCTAGGTCCGTCTCGAAACCCAGCCTGTTCAGCTCGGTGCAGTTGTACCGGCAGAGCAGCAAGATGTGCGGGACTGTGTTCACAGGGGCCAGCAGATTCCGGTGCCGACAGTGCAGCGCGGCCTATGACACCCTAGTGGAGTTGACTGTGCACATGAATGAAACGGGCCACTATCAAGATGACAACCGCAAAAAGGACAAGCTCAGACCCACAAGCTATTCAAAGCCCCGGAAAAGGGCTTTCCAGGATATGGACAAGGAGGATGCTCAAAAGGTTCTGAAATGTATGTTTTGTGGCGACTCCTTCGATTCCCTCCAAGATTTGAGCGTCCacatgattaaaacaaaacattaccaAAAAGTGCCTTTGAAGGAGCCAGTCCCAACCATTTCCTCGAAAATGGTCACCCCGGCGAAAAAACGCGTTTTTGATGTCAATCGGCCGTGTTCCCCCGATTCAACCACAGGATCTTTTGCAGATTCTTTTTCTCAGAAGAACGCCAACTTGCAGTTGTCCTCCAACAACCGCTATGGCTACCAAAATGGAGCCAGCTACACCTGGCAGTTTGAGGCCTGCAAGTCCCAGATCTTAAAGTGCATGGAGTGTGGGAGCTCCCATGACACCTTGCAGCAGCTCACCACCCACATGATGGTCACAGGTCACTTTCTCAAGGTCACCAGCTCTGCCTCCAAGAAAGGGAAGCAGCTGGTATTAGACCCGCTAGCAGTGGAGAAAATGCAGTCGTTGTCCGAGGCCCCCAACAGTGATTCTCTGGCTCCCAAGCCATCCAGTAACTCAGTATCAGATTGTGCAGCCTCTACAACTGAGCTAAAGAAAGAGAGTAAAAAAGAAAGGCCAGAGGACACCAGCAGGGATGAGAAAGTCGTGAAAAGCGAGGACTATGAAGATCCTCTACAAAAACCTTTAGACCCTACCATCAAATATCAATACCTAAGGGAGGAGGACTTGGAAGATGGCTCAAAGGGTGGAGGGGACATTTTGAAATCTTTGGAAAATACTGTCACCACAGCCATCAACAAAGCCCAAAACGGGGCCCCCAGCTGGAGTGCCTACCCCAGCATCCACGCAGCCTACCAGCTGTCTGAGGGCGCCAAGCCGCCTCTGCCTATGGGATCCCAGGTACTGCAGATCCGGCCTAATCTCACCAACAAGCTGAGGCCCATTGCACCAAAGTGGAAAATGATGCCACTCGTTTCTGTGCCCACACACCTGGCCCCTTACACTCAAATCAAGAAGGAGTCAGAAGACAAAGATGAAGCCGTGAAGGAGTGTGGGAAAGAAAGTCCCCATGAAGAGGCCTCATCTTTCAGCCACAGTGAGGGCGATTCTTTCCGCAAAAGCGAAACGCCTCCAGAAGCCAAAAAGACTGAGCTGGGGTCCCTGAAGGAGGAGGACAAGCTGATGAAAGAGGGCAGCGAGAAGGAGAAACCCCAGCCCCTGGAGCCCACGTCTGCTCTGAGCAATGGGTGCGCCCTCGCCAACCACGCCCCGGCCCTGCCATGCATCAACCCACTCAGCGCCCTGCAGTCCGTCCTGAACAATCACCTGGGCAAAGCCACGGAGCCCTTGCGCTCACCTTCCTGCTCCAGCCCAAGTTCAAGCACAATTTCCATGTTCCACAAGTCAAATCTCAGTGTCATAGACAAGCCGGTCTTGAGTCCCACCTCCACAAGGCCAGCCAGCGTGTCCAGGCGCTACCTGTTTGAGAACAGCGATCAGCCCATCGACCTGACCAAGTCCAAAAGCAAGAAAGCTGAGTCCTCGCAAGCACAATCCTGTACGTCCCCACCTCAGAAGCACGCTCTGTCTGACATCGCCGACATGGTCAAAGTCCTCCCCAAAGCCACCACCCCAAAGCCAGCCTCCTCTTCCAGGATCCCTCCCATGAAGCTGGAAATGGATGTCAGACGCTTTGAGGATGTCTCCAGTGAAGTCTCAACTTTGCATAAAAGAAAAGGCCGGCAGTCCAACTGGAATCCTCAGCATCTTCTGATTCTACAAGCCCAGTTTGCCTCAAGCCTCTTCCAGACGTCAGAGGGCAAATACCTGCTGTCTGATCTGGGCCCACAAGAGCGTATGCAAATCTCGAAGTTTACGGGACTCTCAATGACCACTATCAGTCACTGGCTGGCCAACGTCAAGTACCAGCTTAGGAAAACGGGCGGGACGAAATTTCTAAAAAACATGGACAAAGGCCACCCCATCTTTTATTGCAGTGACTGTGCCTCCCAGTTCAGAACCCCTTCTACCTACATCAGTCACTTAGAATCTCACCTGGGTTTCCAAATGAAGGACATGACTCGCTTGTCAGTGGACCAGCAAAGCAAGGTGGAGCAAGAGATCTCCCGGGTATCGTCGGCTCAGAGGTCTCCGGAAACAATAGCTGTCGAAGAGGACACAGACTCTAAATTCAAGTGTAAGTTGTGCTGTCGGACATTTGTGAGCAAACATGCAGTAAAACTCCACCTAAGCAAAACGCACAGCAAGTCACCCGAGCACCATTCACAGTTTGTAACAGACGTGGATGAAGAATAG